From a region of the Procambarus clarkii isolate CNS0578487 chromosome 18, FALCON_Pclarkii_2.0, whole genome shotgun sequence genome:
- the LOC123753066 gene encoding proteoglycan 4-like has translation MTVPKVHRMTVPQERNIRVPQERNMTVPQERNMTVPQERNIRVPQERNIRVPQERNMTVPQERNIRVPQERNMTVPQERNIRVPQERNMTVPQERNMTVPQERNIRVPQERNMTVPQECHIAIPHEPHTTVPTKPHVTGSHMSHMTVPQKSRMTVPHKPHMTGPQMPHMTVSQMPHMTVSQKPHMTVPQMPHMTVPQKPHMTVPQDHNMTVPQDHNMTVGQKPYMTVPQEPQMTVPRESRMTVPQDHHMTVPQNHNMTVPQDHHMTVPQDHHMTVPQDHHMTDHHMTVPQDHHMRVPQEPQMTMPQEPHMTVPQEPQMTVSQEPQMTVTQELHMTVPQEPQMTVSQEPQMTMPQELHMTVPQELHMTVDQEPHMTVPQEPHMTVPQEPQMTVSQEPQMTVTQELHMRVPHEHNKTVPNPLRRLKPYSRCAPKASVNHSTMVPVHCSPATPVRHSQGASVNRTPVPPVHYTNVPHVQYRPVSAAQYPEVSYVQSMRVPAVHDAEVPPVHSTTVPLTQRRELPPVHCMAEPRAQNTEVSPVHSETVSPSKHTDVLSVHARTVSPVQNTEVPSVHHWTVSPAKNREVSPVHPRAVPPVHYREASSTHNSHNTYNTNNTHNTHHASTTPITPTTLAEEHEGSIMEAEIMRGGRIEPWFVSHLLLNSENLDQYCSDDSD, from the exons ATGACAGTGCCAAAAGTACATCGCATGACAGTGCCTCAAGAACGCAATATTAGAGTGCCTCAAGAACGCAATATGACAGTGCCTCAAGAACGCAATATGACAGTGCCTCAGGAACGTAATATTAGAGTGCCTCAAGAACGCAATATTAGAGTGCCTCAAGAACGCAATATGACAGTGCCTCAGGAACGCAATATTAGAGTGCCTCAAGAACGCAATATGACAGTGCCTCAGGAACGCAATATTAGAGTGCCTCAAGAACGCAATATGACAGTGCCTCAAGAACGCAATATGACAGTGCCTCAAGAACGCAATATTAGAGTGCCTCAAGAACGCAATATGACAGTGCCTCAAGAATGCCATATAGCAATACCTCACGAGCCCCATACGACAGTGCCAACAAAGCCCCACGTGACAGGTTCTCATATGTCCCACATGACAGTGCCGCAAAAGTCCCGCATGACAGTGCCTCACAAGCCCCACATGACAGGGCCTCAAATGCCTCACATGACAGTGTCTCAAATGCCTCACATGACAGTGTCTCAAAAGCCccacatgacagtgcctcaaatgcctcacatgacagtgcctcaaaagccccacatgacagtgcctcagGATCACAACATGACAGTGCCTCAGGATCACAACATGACAGTGGGTCAAAAGCCCTACATGACAGTGCCACAAGAGCCCCAAATGACAGTGCCACGAGAGTCTCGCATGACAGTGCCTCAGGATCaccacatgacagtgcctcagAATCACAACATGACAGTGCCTCAGGACCaccacatgacagtgcctcaagatcaccacatgacagtgcctcaggaccaccacatgaca gaccaccacatgacagtgcctcagGACCACCACATGAGAGTACCTCAAGAGCCCCAAATGACGATGCCTCAAGAGCCCCACATGACAGTGCCACAAGAGCCCCAAATGACGGTGTCTCAAGAGCCCCAAATGACAGTAACTCAAGAGCTCCACATGACAGTGCCACAAGAGCCCCAAATGACGGTGTCTCAAGAGCCCCAAATGACAATGCCTCAAGAGCTTCACATGACAGTGCCACAAGAGCTCCACATGACAGTGGATCAAGAGCCCCACATGACAGTGCCACAAGAGCCCCACATGACAGTGCCACAAGAGCCCCAAATGACGGTGTCTCAAGAGCCCCAAATGACAGTAACTCAAGAGCTCCACATGAGAGTCCCTCATGAACACAATAAGACAGTGCCTAACCCACTCCGAAGATTAAAGCCATACTCACGTTGTGCACCGAAGGCTTCCGTCAATCACTCAACAATGGTTCCCGTCCACTGTTCACCGGCGACTCCTGTCCGCCATTCACAAGGGGCGTCTGTCAACCGTACGCCAGTGCCTCCTGTCCACTATACAAATGTTCCACACGTCCAGTATAGGCCAGTATCAGCTGCCCAGTATCCAGAAGTGTCTTATGTTCAGTCTATGCGAGTACCAGCCGTCCACGATGCAGAAGTGCCACCCGTCCACTCTACGACAGTGCCACTTACTCAAAGGAGAGAATTGCCTCCCGTCCACTGTATGGCAGAGCCTCGAGCTCAAAATACAGAAGTGTCGCCCGTCCACTCAGAGACAGTGTCTCCTTCTAAGCATACAGATGTGCTATCCGTCCACGCTAGGACAGTGTCTCCAGTCCAAAATACAGAAGTGCCATCCGTCCACCATTGGACAGTGTCTCCTGCCAAGAATAGGGAAGTGTCACCCGTCCACCCTAGAGCAGTGCCACCTGTCCACTATAGAGAAGCGTCATCCACCCACAACTCACACAACACCTATAACACCAATAACACGCACAACACCCACCACGCATCTACAACACccataacacccacaacactagctgAAGAACATGAAGGCTCGATCATGGAAGCTGAGATAATGAGAGGTGGTCGTATTGAACCATGGTTCGTGTCCCATCTCTTGCTTAACTCCGAAAATCTTGATCAATACTGCAGTGATGACAGTGATTAA